A single genomic interval of Aureliella helgolandensis harbors:
- a CDS encoding anti-sigma factor family protein, protein MKCSDVLDRLSAYYDGELSGTARDSVAQHLAACEQCASEFAGFESLSRIVKESPLPTVPPEIWTGIEARFSDNASIESTESPTKPTIPTWSGVSIRQLALAASVLLLLGSGLWLTRFSGHSHVDHEHSAEFVATMDHYLRTLDDDPERAEQLLLDKYNGETVDTEGAVRLVGYRPAVAQGLPEGYSLASTSVLKMPCCTCVKTVCKRQDGSTLVLFEHDDEKTEWFGKRPTNMAMCGDTECCLVDLDSSIAATWKRGSRSMTAVGVRDKAEVSKLASWLDSKTEEG, encoded by the coding sequence ATGAAATGCTCTGATGTTCTAGACCGGCTCTCAGCCTATTACGATGGCGAACTGTCAGGCACGGCGCGAGATTCCGTCGCTCAACATCTGGCAGCGTGTGAGCAATGTGCATCCGAGTTTGCGGGATTTGAATCGCTTTCCCGTATCGTGAAAGAGTCACCTTTGCCGACGGTGCCGCCAGAGATTTGGACTGGCATCGAGGCGAGGTTCTCCGACAACGCATCGATTGAGTCCACGGAGAGCCCGACTAAGCCGACTATCCCAACATGGTCAGGAGTGTCGATTCGCCAATTGGCACTGGCTGCTTCGGTTCTGCTCCTGCTTGGCTCTGGTCTCTGGTTGACACGTTTCTCGGGGCACTCGCACGTAGACCACGAGCACAGCGCCGAATTCGTGGCCACGATGGACCATTATTTGAGGACACTCGATGACGATCCCGAAAGGGCGGAACAGCTTCTATTGGACAAATACAACGGTGAAACCGTCGATACCGAGGGAGCTGTGCGTCTTGTCGGCTACCGTCCTGCGGTTGCCCAGGGGCTGCCAGAGGGTTATTCGCTTGCATCGACCAGCGTTTTGAAAATGCCTTGCTGCACCTGTGTCAAAACAGTCTGCAAACGGCAAGATGGTTCAACTCTCGTTTTGTTTGAACATGACGACGAGAAAACGGAGTGGTTCGGCAAGCGTCCGACAAATATGGCAATGTGCGGAGACACCGAGTGTTGCCTGGTGGACCTTGATTCGAGCATCGCTGCAACTTGGAAGCGAGGCTCTCGTTCCATGACCGCTGTTGGTGTTCGTGACAAGGCGGAAGTAAGCAAGCTCGCGAGTTGGCTAGATAGCAAGACGGAAGAGGGTTAA
- a CDS encoding class I SAM-dependent methyltransferase — MNDLIEVVSDFTPKTAWEKHVTATRWGKYITDVEQRLILQGQELAGPPVTALEIGIGGGRWGKMLSDLGWQITGTDIDRASLDICLERIPHAECICVEPGSEEFPSPSESVRLLLGIEVSEMLECDWFIQEAQRVLEPGGVFVGVFQNRSSLRGLLKNWFPTKGDPNASTHYKVAYSPWRKQMTKHGFNMIEEEGLCWLPFFSRGSDSRMIPAAVAVEQWSGLRRMASLSPWIVFIAQKVG, encoded by the coding sequence ATGAATGATCTAATCGAGGTAGTGAGTGATTTCACACCAAAAACAGCCTGGGAAAAGCATGTTACGGCGACGCGCTGGGGGAAATATATTACTGACGTTGAGCAGCGTCTCATCTTGCAGGGCCAGGAATTGGCAGGTCCACCTGTCACCGCGCTGGAAATAGGTATCGGGGGTGGGCGTTGGGGAAAGATGCTATCTGATCTCGGTTGGCAAATCACAGGTACTGACATCGACAGGGCGTCGCTCGATATTTGCCTAGAAAGAATTCCTCATGCCGAATGCATCTGCGTTGAGCCAGGTTCCGAAGAATTCCCCAGCCCATCGGAATCAGTCCGTCTGTTGCTCGGCATCGAGGTCAGTGAAATGTTGGAATGCGATTGGTTTATTCAAGAAGCCCAACGAGTATTAGAGCCCGGTGGAGTTTTCGTCGGCGTATTTCAAAACAGAAGTTCCTTACGAGGCCTGCTCAAGAACTGGTTTCCAACTAAGGGTGATCCTAACGCGTCTACGCACTACAAGGTAGCCTACTCGCCGTGGCGAAAACAAATGACTAAGCACGGCTTCAATATGATTGAGGAAGAGGGACTCTGCTGGCTACCGTTTTTTTCACGTGGAAGCGATTCTCGCATGATCCCCGCCGCTGTAGCCGTCGAACAGTGGTCGGGCTTAAGACGAATGGCAAGCCTAAGTCCATGGATTGTCTTCATTGCGCAAAAGGTTGGCTGA
- a CDS encoding protein kinase domain-containing protein, with product MDPNNPLPIDQKSRLTQHDLDTEKAEADPTLVEIDQVVRDAVHNTIKCELDSKANQLIEKLTNLETIRKLAAIQEPLPELGAYELLDEVGRGGMGTVYRAKHRQLGKIQALKVIHSHSGLTPEIRARFRREVQAIGALKHPNIIAAHDADFQGDVPYLVMDYVEGESLAEVQKRLRSEGKTISVGAACELVRQAALGLQYAHNQKITHRDIKPGNLMLDDEGVVRVLDLGLARLGAQDDASEHEATDLTRGGQILGTPDYMSPEQLRSSRDVDARADVYALGVTLFSLLVGSPVYRSQPGESFIAKASRILHEPLPNLRKRLPDVPKPLADIIAKCLAKSPDERLQSAGELAEAISQWASPEEVRAILPGYAPPQKQPTKHAVSPSETKAERSKFPPRVLIGVAAAILIPLLIAAGVMLKLNLPGGGELIVDCDDPNAKIQVVAVKDGQREDLSLTREVGNKLRLSEGRWTILIEGVDASEFTLSEKEIVINGGTPASIRVTRRDATLADRPLVEPARAAADAAKAATIALTQNRDGTVQRLPSQNTVDWSLLRSTGHFSGLLPSPAEHSKLWNWQIRPWLPPLTQHAHGLTENRIAIDPAGKYYAVISQYDCKIMELSSGVVTHTIASPQDSRWCGVALTAGCQRVALLSENGGYVEIRDARNRIVAQWDASDLIDGSSSHGAISWTTAGDQLVVWDNHKANVVDVAGNVQASIEFEAAAGPEQDPSNPRMPVQRAVACDPDSGQVAFGCTDGRVRIWNTESDTLRLLPSEREDESLRAVRWSPNGSFLGALRTRQWADGVALEIWSRDGLLKSTINEDQFNSVQQPASEFAWSPNGRALVLGSGKVVDHYGNLQRELDLLGEEREHGSPRITSVWVPAWSDDDAEGSQRIDFVASGDTYGLQCGRLQSFTPTGQSLPSAQFRNALQPQELSWIEETGELAAVFSYPDSSELRTWTIDGKPQSTVSIPRFVTGKIQSRGGKLLCRSGREFTLLDRKGSELGVHAFDENFELGQWECSNAGDWTAYFGKATDTGVVRLMDNSGESVIELQLPESIANTGFNTSSGYLFWSPDDKYLAATLLLEDATQRVFVWETASRGSLPFVTVELTDDQTPHLQWSPESQWLAVVPGTVDAENGTNLRFLHVASREVKEIATGQDYFPAWHSPEWFDESSIRVGGVALNMPVEPDGEIQVRDLGFTLQNAQAAVNMKELGKVLLVKSNAQRQTFEVWKDGTLQSASPAPPIAASDFRKNTEGTKAVFFTGNPYDAFVQVDLSTGTVDYLGMSLDNGSTVELTADGSLLNPNSDVDNYLGYTLRYPGGAEVTVTRSEFEKRQQATAPQAALNWILDIGGAVQVQGNDAWLSNRDIADNLAALSPSRIVNIDLTGCMLTNESLAQLVHFENLQSLDLSKTRLASLEFLPKLDQLTALSLQSMQLKTLGTLQHVDSLLHLDLSNSPFDSSIATTLVSASNLQTLNLANTNVDRFLLNDLAELSNLTTLDVQQSKILPAEIASFSQSHPAISVSSSP from the coding sequence ATGGATCCAAACAACCCATTACCCATCGATCAAAAAAGTCGGTTGACCCAGCACGACCTCGATACGGAGAAAGCCGAAGCGGATCCGACCCTGGTGGAAATTGACCAGGTTGTCCGAGACGCGGTGCACAACACAATTAAGTGCGAACTTGACTCCAAGGCGAACCAACTGATTGAGAAACTCACCAACCTGGAGACGATTCGTAAGCTAGCCGCGATCCAAGAGCCGCTTCCCGAGCTTGGTGCCTATGAACTGCTGGACGAGGTTGGCCGTGGCGGTATGGGAACGGTTTATCGGGCCAAACATCGGCAACTAGGCAAGATCCAGGCTCTGAAAGTCATCCACAGCCACTCGGGACTGACGCCAGAAATTCGAGCTCGTTTTCGACGCGAAGTGCAGGCCATCGGAGCGCTCAAGCACCCCAACATAATCGCAGCCCATGATGCGGACTTCCAAGGCGATGTGCCTTACCTGGTCATGGACTATGTCGAGGGTGAATCACTTGCGGAAGTACAGAAGCGGTTAAGGTCAGAGGGTAAGACGATTTCGGTCGGGGCAGCTTGTGAGCTAGTGCGGCAAGCCGCCTTGGGCCTTCAGTATGCTCACAATCAAAAGATTACGCACCGCGATATTAAGCCAGGCAATTTGATGCTAGACGATGAAGGCGTCGTGCGCGTACTCGACTTGGGCCTAGCGCGCTTGGGAGCACAGGACGATGCGTCCGAGCATGAAGCAACGGACCTCACGCGGGGTGGACAGATTCTGGGAACTCCGGACTATATGTCCCCGGAGCAGCTTCGTAGTAGTCGCGATGTCGACGCTCGTGCCGACGTTTATGCTCTGGGCGTCACTCTGTTTTCACTGTTGGTCGGCAGTCCTGTGTATCGAAGTCAACCAGGCGAGAGCTTCATCGCCAAGGCCTCGCGCATTCTACATGAGCCCCTACCCAACTTGCGCAAGCGTCTGCCTGATGTACCCAAGCCACTAGCGGATATCATTGCAAAGTGCTTGGCCAAGTCACCTGACGAGCGCCTTCAATCGGCTGGCGAACTGGCTGAGGCAATTTCTCAGTGGGCTAGCCCCGAAGAAGTAAGAGCAATCCTGCCCGGCTATGCTCCACCACAGAAGCAGCCTACCAAGCACGCTGTCAGTCCCAGTGAAACCAAAGCCGAACGCAGCAAGTTTCCGCCTCGCGTCTTAATCGGCGTAGCTGCGGCAATCCTGATTCCGCTGTTGATCGCGGCGGGAGTCATGCTGAAGTTGAATCTGCCCGGTGGTGGTGAGCTGATTGTGGACTGCGATGATCCCAACGCCAAAATCCAAGTCGTGGCCGTCAAAGATGGCCAGCGCGAGGATCTAAGCTTAACTCGCGAAGTTGGCAACAAGCTCCGACTGAGCGAAGGTCGCTGGACCATTCTCATTGAAGGCGTCGATGCCTCGGAATTTACACTCTCCGAGAAAGAGATCGTGATCAACGGGGGAACGCCAGCGTCGATCCGAGTGACACGACGAGATGCGACTTTGGCGGATAGGCCTTTAGTGGAACCGGCTCGAGCGGCAGCAGACGCAGCTAAAGCTGCGACAATCGCTTTGACCCAGAATCGCGATGGCACGGTCCAACGATTGCCTTCGCAGAATACTGTCGACTGGTCTCTCTTGCGTTCAACCGGTCATTTTTCGGGCCTTCTCCCGTCGCCGGCGGAACATTCAAAACTGTGGAACTGGCAAATTCGCCCGTGGCTGCCACCGTTGACACAACATGCGCATGGCTTAACAGAAAACCGGATTGCCATCGATCCGGCCGGCAAGTACTACGCGGTCATCTCGCAATACGACTGCAAAATCATGGAGCTAAGTAGTGGAGTCGTAACCCATACCATTGCGTCGCCTCAAGATAGTCGTTGGTGTGGTGTCGCGTTGACGGCTGGTTGCCAGCGTGTTGCTTTGTTGTCGGAGAATGGCGGCTATGTAGAAATTCGCGATGCCAGAAACCGTATAGTGGCCCAGTGGGATGCAAGTGATCTCATTGACGGCTCCTCAAGCCACGGAGCCATCAGCTGGACAACCGCAGGCGATCAGCTTGTTGTTTGGGACAATCACAAGGCAAATGTGGTTGATGTTGCGGGGAACGTGCAGGCGTCAATCGAGTTTGAAGCTGCCGCTGGTCCCGAGCAAGATCCTTCGAACCCACGCATGCCGGTACAGCGTGCTGTTGCTTGCGATCCCGACAGTGGACAAGTTGCCTTTGGATGCACGGACGGGCGCGTTCGCATATGGAACACTGAGTCCGACACTTTGCGATTGCTTCCATCTGAGCGGGAGGACGAGTCGCTCCGTGCCGTTCGTTGGTCGCCCAATGGTAGTTTTCTAGGAGCGTTGAGAACGCGCCAGTGGGCTGATGGTGTGGCGCTAGAGATCTGGAGCAGAGATGGACTTCTAAAAAGCACCATCAATGAAGATCAATTTAACTCTGTTCAGCAGCCCGCGAGCGAATTTGCGTGGTCGCCTAATGGTCGCGCGCTAGTATTGGGGAGTGGTAAGGTCGTGGATCACTACGGCAATCTACAACGTGAACTGGACTTGCTAGGTGAAGAACGAGAGCACGGCTCGCCAAGAATCACTTCCGTCTGGGTTCCGGCTTGGAGCGATGATGATGCGGAAGGAAGTCAGCGCATTGATTTCGTTGCTAGTGGTGATACATATGGCCTCCAATGCGGGCGCCTGCAATCCTTTACACCCACAGGACAGAGCCTACCGAGCGCTCAGTTTAGAAATGCCCTACAACCCCAAGAGTTGAGTTGGATCGAGGAAACCGGCGAACTAGCGGCGGTCTTCAGTTATCCAGACAGCAGTGAATTGCGAACATGGACGATTGATGGCAAGCCGCAGTCGACGGTTTCCATACCGAGATTCGTGACAGGCAAGATCCAATCCCGTGGCGGCAAGCTTCTCTGTCGTTCTGGTCGCGAGTTTACGCTACTCGATCGCAAGGGCAGCGAGCTAGGCGTCCATGCCTTCGACGAAAACTTCGAACTCGGGCAATGGGAATGCAGCAACGCTGGCGATTGGACTGCCTATTTTGGCAAAGCCACCGATACTGGAGTCGTGCGTCTAATGGACAACTCGGGTGAAAGTGTTATCGAATTGCAATTGCCTGAATCCATCGCCAACACTGGATTCAACACGAGTTCAGGCTACCTGTTCTGGAGCCCGGACGACAAGTACTTGGCAGCAACCCTTTTATTGGAGGACGCCACTCAGCGGGTGTTCGTGTGGGAGACCGCCAGCCGTGGTAGCTTGCCCTTCGTCACCGTCGAGCTTACGGACGACCAAACGCCGCATCTCCAATGGAGCCCGGAAAGCCAGTGGCTAGCGGTTGTGCCGGGTACTGTGGACGCCGAGAACGGAACGAACCTGCGTTTCTTGCACGTAGCATCGCGGGAAGTGAAAGAGATCGCCACTGGTCAAGACTATTTCCCTGCTTGGCATTCGCCCGAGTGGTTTGATGAAAGCTCAATTCGAGTAGGCGGCGTTGCGTTGAACATGCCCGTCGAGCCCGATGGCGAGATCCAAGTTCGCGACCTTGGTTTCACACTTCAAAACGCGCAGGCCGCAGTTAACATGAAGGAGCTCGGTAAGGTGCTTTTAGTCAAGTCCAACGCGCAGAGACAAACATTCGAAGTTTGGAAAGATGGGACTTTGCAGTCGGCGAGTCCCGCTCCGCCGATCGCAGCCTCCGATTTCCGAAAGAACACTGAGGGAACCAAAGCGGTATTCTTCACCGGCAATCCATACGACGCGTTCGTGCAAGTCGACTTGAGCACGGGAACAGTAGACTACCTCGGCATGTCACTCGACAACGGTTCGACAGTAGAGCTAACCGCCGATGGCAGTCTTCTTAATCCCAATTCGGACGTTGATAACTACCTTGGCTACACCCTCCGCTACCCAGGCGGCGCCGAAGTAACCGTGACACGATCTGAATTCGAAAAGCGACAACAGGCCACTGCGCCTCAAGCCGCTCTAAACTGGATACTTGACATCGGTGGCGCCGTTCAAGTTCAAGGCAACGACGCTTGGTTGTCCAATCGCGACATTGCAGACAACCTAGCAGCATTGTCACCCTCTCGAATCGTCAACATCGATCTCACTGGCTGCATGCTCACCAACGAGTCTCTAGCTCAGTTGGTTCACTTTGAGAATCTCCAGTCACTCGACTTAAGCAAAACTCGCCTGGCATCGCTAGAGTTCCTGCCCAAGCTGGATCAATTAACTGCACTGAGTCTTCAATCCATGCAGCTCAAGACGCTAGGTACTTTGCAGCACGTCGATTCCCTCCTCCACCTCGATCTCTCCAACTCGCCCTTTGACTCCAGCATCGCCACAACGCTAGTGTCTGCGAGCAACTTGCAGACGCTCAACCTCGCCAACACCAATGTTGATCGTTTTCTCCTGAATGACTTAGCCGAGTTATCAAACTTGACTACACTCGATGTGCAGCAAAGCAAAATTCTGCCTGCGGAAATAGCGAGCTTTTCCCAGTCCCATCCAGCTATCTCGGTGAGTTCATCGCCCTAA
- a CDS encoding RNA polymerase sigma factor, translated as MNSSETRDFSEYQSAGDDTPLSLVSALRRGSDRAWSQLAQIWGRTIYQFCKGRNLKHEDCEEVVQAVLVKMYRYIAQFERDGKAMRLRHWAFTIVRREIATHCERYLAKPGSPGGEDYQRILGEIHSDEDAEASATAFRNQLVNNILESIRPDFDPNVWQAFELFSVQEIDGPTVAKRLNMNANAVRQAAHRVRKRLRNELEGVLDAETPQGLLAVPESQAVEETLES; from the coding sequence ATGAATAGTTCTGAGACACGCGACTTTTCCGAATATCAATCGGCGGGCGACGATACGCCGCTCAGTTTGGTGTCGGCGCTGCGCCGGGGAAGCGACCGCGCTTGGAGCCAATTGGCTCAGATTTGGGGAAGGACGATCTACCAATTTTGCAAAGGTAGAAATCTGAAGCACGAAGATTGCGAAGAAGTCGTGCAAGCTGTCTTGGTTAAGATGTATCGCTACATTGCCCAGTTTGAACGTGATGGCAAGGCCATGCGGCTTCGGCACTGGGCATTTACGATCGTTCGCCGCGAAATCGCTACGCACTGCGAACGCTACTTGGCCAAACCAGGATCACCCGGCGGTGAGGACTATCAGCGTATTTTGGGAGAAATCCATTCTGACGAAGATGCTGAAGCATCCGCAACCGCTTTTCGAAATCAGCTGGTCAACAACATCCTGGAATCCATTCGACCGGATTTTGATCCCAACGTTTGGCAAGCATTTGAGCTATTCAGTGTGCAAGAGATCGACGGGCCAACGGTGGCCAAGCGACTGAACATGAACGCCAATGCCGTGCGGCAAGCGGCCCATCGCGTTCGCAAACGCTTGAGGAACGAGTTGGAGGGCGTGCTAGACGCGGAAACGCCGCAAGGGCTCCTGGCAGTCCCAGAATCCCAGGCAGTTGAAGAAACTCTCGAAAGTTAG
- a CDS encoding DUF4852 domain-containing protein — MQRFTHFVLGASCMIAGILSQSSQATAHDFTWDNLALASIKLDKNYDVDANVEWYMENYREATWNLARNDEFLMHEKKEETRKIFQNRIDQFDVEQTFTLRANMEIGDYDFSNQEFPRDHNGPDSYWYKSSSKYSESIPSTLKLFMKNYDFLHGVPMEPAAARAFIQSRKNRTGYVDRSVYAIVEFRVVKLKEEGELLAEALKVTYYRDSARRQPLGPTLVWEPKSATSNDQAAPSASETADRDVEGNADLSVVGSR; from the coding sequence ATGCAACGTTTCACACACTTCGTCCTGGGAGCCTCGTGCATGATTGCCGGGATCCTTTCTCAGAGCTCCCAAGCCACCGCACATGATTTTACTTGGGACAATCTGGCCTTGGCCAGCATCAAGCTCGACAAGAACTATGACGTGGATGCCAACGTCGAGTGGTACATGGAAAACTATCGAGAGGCCACTTGGAATCTAGCTCGCAACGACGAGTTCTTAATGCACGAGAAGAAGGAGGAAACACGCAAAATCTTCCAGAATCGAATTGACCAGTTCGATGTCGAGCAAACGTTCACTCTGCGCGCAAATATGGAAATCGGTGACTACGACTTCTCCAACCAGGAGTTCCCAAGAGACCATAATGGACCGGATTCCTATTGGTACAAATCTTCGTCGAAGTACTCAGAATCGATTCCTTCGACCCTCAAGTTGTTCATGAAGAACTATGACTTTCTACACGGCGTACCCATGGAGCCTGCCGCGGCGCGAGCGTTCATTCAGTCCAGAAAGAATCGCACTGGCTACGTTGACCGTAGCGTCTACGCCATTGTTGAATTCCGAGTTGTCAAGCTGAAGGAGGAAGGTGAACTGTTGGCAGAGGCTCTGAAAGTCACTTACTACCGCGACTCGGCGAGACGTCAGCCGCTCGGGCCGACGCTGGTATGGGAGCCTAAGTCAGCTACTTCGAACGACCAGGCCGCGCCATCCGCGAGTGAAACAGCCGATCGCGACGTGGAGGGAAACGCAGACCTAAGCGTTGTGGGTAGTAGGTAG
- a CDS encoding DUF932 domain-containing protein — protein sequence MATLTRAHNELFRRSPDECFSSFDALYAKCADDHIASDDLWCRPQEVVITHDLTVCVDGSDEFRLTDWSFSQLCRMASVSRDTINRLSRKTASKAFEETLPNADKPLQLLTTGEDVRSIHGAAYTRLWNIELLDLVKEFASDFSPPQVAMNSQSTGLYCGEQDMFAFLIDPTGWAEIEGEAFAPGFFLWNSEVGRRTLGIQTFWFQRVCQNHIVWDAVEVAEFTRKHTANVRDGLDDIRRIIDNLVAKRDARRDGFVDCMKKAMHERLGSDADEVIKLLTQHGIPRAIVKDAMELAREQGGFTIFSVVDALTKLSQSVQLAGDRAALDTKIGSLLALAV from the coding sequence ATGGCGACACTTACTAGAGCTCATAACGAGCTATTTCGACGTTCCCCTGATGAATGCTTTTCATCGTTCGACGCGTTGTACGCAAAATGTGCGGACGATCATATCGCCTCGGACGACCTTTGGTGTCGACCACAGGAAGTTGTCATTACGCACGACTTGACTGTTTGTGTCGATGGCTCGGACGAATTCCGGTTAACCGACTGGTCGTTTTCACAACTCTGCCGCATGGCGAGTGTGAGTCGCGATACGATCAATCGACTTTCACGGAAGACGGCCAGCAAAGCTTTTGAAGAAACCTTGCCGAATGCGGACAAGCCTCTTCAACTGCTGACCACGGGCGAGGACGTTCGGTCGATTCACGGAGCTGCTTACACGCGGTTGTGGAATATCGAATTGCTGGATCTCGTAAAAGAGTTTGCTTCGGACTTCTCGCCTCCACAAGTTGCGATGAACAGCCAAAGTACTGGGCTTTACTGCGGTGAGCAGGATATGTTCGCGTTCCTGATTGACCCAACCGGTTGGGCAGAGATCGAAGGCGAAGCGTTCGCCCCAGGTTTCTTCCTATGGAATTCAGAAGTTGGACGCCGCACATTGGGCATCCAAACCTTCTGGTTTCAGCGAGTCTGTCAGAACCACATTGTGTGGGACGCTGTCGAAGTGGCTGAGTTCACTCGCAAGCATACCGCCAATGTGCGCGATGGACTGGATGACATTCGACGCATCATCGACAACCTAGTCGCCAAACGCGATGCGCGCCGCGATGGATTCGTCGATTGCATGAAGAAAGCCATGCACGAACGGTTGGGCAGTGATGCCGACGAAGTGATCAAGCTTCTGACGCAGCACGGTATTCCGCGGGCCATCGTCAAAGACGCTATGGAACTCGCTCGCGAGCAGGGCGGCTTTACGATCTTCTCAGTCGTCGACGCGCTCACCAAACTTTCTCAGTCGGTGCAGTTGGCTGGCGATCGAGCGGCGCTCGACACGAAAATTGGCAGCCTACTTGCCCTGGCGGTGTGA
- a CDS encoding tyrosine-type recombinase/integrase, producing MKRIEWHDAAWQAEQQKPTESVPVPHQSDGELVTANGNAGTPNLIQEAGPAAKFAWEEFIYGKLRNRHTRAAYERAIRQFLRHCDRQNRDLPTITPMDVGTYLDGLAYAMSTKKLHLAALRHFFDALVTRHVVVLNPAASVRGERLHVIEGKTPEISIDQARQLLRSIDVSNIVGLRDRAIISILIYTAARAGAVAGLRCCDFYDLGEQYCFRFHEKGGKSREIPVRHDLSQTIRAYQTAAQLNACDKASPLFRTTIRRTKQLTENWMTADDIGRMVKRRLRAAGLPSRLSPHSFRVTTITDLLSQGVPLEDVQNLAGHADPRTTRLYDRRQRKVTRNIVERISI from the coding sequence TTGAAACGAATTGAATGGCATGATGCAGCTTGGCAAGCCGAGCAACAAAAGCCGACCGAATCGGTGCCGGTTCCACATCAGAGTGATGGCGAATTGGTTACTGCTAATGGAAATGCCGGGACACCCAATCTCATCCAAGAAGCTGGCCCGGCGGCGAAGTTTGCTTGGGAGGAATTCATTTATGGCAAGTTGCGAAATCGGCACACGCGGGCTGCGTATGAGCGAGCGATTCGGCAATTCCTGCGTCACTGCGATCGCCAAAATAGAGATCTGCCGACAATCACGCCGATGGACGTAGGCACTTACTTGGACGGTCTTGCGTACGCGATGTCAACCAAGAAATTGCACTTGGCCGCGCTTCGACACTTCTTCGATGCACTGGTCACCAGGCATGTGGTGGTTCTTAATCCTGCCGCTTCGGTTCGCGGTGAACGACTTCACGTAATCGAAGGCAAAACACCGGAGATATCAATCGATCAGGCCCGCCAGTTGTTGCGCAGTATCGATGTATCCAACATCGTCGGCCTGCGTGATCGAGCGATCATCAGCATCTTGATCTACACAGCAGCCCGCGCCGGAGCTGTGGCTGGTTTGCGTTGCTGCGACTTCTACGATCTCGGGGAGCAATACTGCTTCCGCTTCCACGAGAAAGGCGGCAAGTCGCGGGAGATCCCAGTACGCCACGATCTCAGCCAAACGATCCGAGCTTACCAAACTGCGGCACAACTCAATGCTTGCGACAAAGCCAGTCCGCTGTTTCGAACCACCATTCGACGAACCAAACAACTCACAGAAAACTGGATGACTGCCGACGACATTGGGCGTATGGTTAAGCGCCGGCTCCGTGCGGCTGGCTTGCCCAGTCGCCTCTCACCCCATTCATTTCGCGTCACCACCATCACCGACCTTCTGTCTCAGGGAGTCCCACTCGAGGACGTACAGAATCTCGCCGGCCATGCTGACCCACGGACCACTCGTCTGTACGATAGGCGGCAGCGGAAAGTCACTCGCAATATCGTCGAGCGGATTTCGATCTGA
- a CDS encoding nucleotide-binding domain-containing protein — protein MDIESSTRLSLLFPLEEVRRIKNAFIQTAIQIVRCFDGHVHRIMGDAVMAYFGGPMVKPEDAAINGVNCAATLQVFAEQIVGPKLSTMGFNHEFGIRIGLDHGPEKAVLWSSYGYPGVEEVTATSFFVDVAAKLQHAASRNRSMVGGSLVDTLDFPESLVAIKRVKRDGSPVEIPFVQPNHTDQHGTAINYRQWRLSTYEYLKCTPLSSTKLIESGSIPALRVFAEVYDEDRVERQGSYFAASRIVPKNRWIKFTVAIPYLPQLPYTIRCSAKNHGTEAWNKNPVDGDAHSRDYEIRTQEQHERFSHWEKTKYRGLHYLTIEVRTSHGVQFRTTFGVYVE, from the coding sequence ATGGATATTGAAAGCTCTACCAGATTGAGCCTCCTATTTCCGCTTGAGGAAGTTCGTCGAATAAAAAATGCGTTCATTCAGACTGCTATACAGATTGTCCGATGTTTTGACGGACACGTTCATCGCATCATGGGGGATGCGGTCATGGCCTATTTTGGCGGACCTATGGTTAAGCCGGAGGACGCAGCTATTAACGGCGTGAACTGTGCAGCCACGCTTCAGGTTTTTGCCGAACAAATCGTTGGTCCCAAGCTGAGTACTATGGGCTTCAACCACGAGTTCGGAATACGGATTGGGTTGGACCATGGGCCCGAAAAAGCAGTCCTATGGAGCTCGTATGGATATCCTGGCGTCGAAGAGGTGACAGCCACTTCGTTCTTCGTGGACGTAGCTGCAAAGCTCCAACATGCCGCCTCCCGTAACCGCAGTATGGTTGGGGGAAGTCTTGTGGACACTCTGGATTTTCCAGAATCACTAGTCGCAATCAAGCGTGTGAAGCGAGATGGCAGTCCGGTTGAAATCCCATTCGTGCAGCCGAACCATACAGATCAACATGGAACTGCAATCAACTATCGCCAATGGAGGCTCTCAACTTATGAGTACTTGAAGTGTACACCATTATCGTCAACCAAACTCATCGAATCCGGCAGTATTCCGGCACTGCGCGTATTCGCGGAAGTGTATGACGAGGATCGAGTTGAACGCCAGGGATCTTATTTTGCGGCTAGTCGCATCGTTCCCAAAAATCGCTGGATTAAGTTCACGGTCGCGATTCCATATCTTCCCCAATTGCCATACACGATCAGGTGTTCGGCAAAGAACCATGGCACTGAGGCGTGGAACAAAAACCCGGTAGACGGTGATGCGCATTCAAGAGATTACGAAATTCGCACGCAAGAACAGCACGAGCGCTTCTCTCACTGGGAAAAGACAAAGTATCGAGGTCTTCATTACTTGACCATTGAAGTCCGCACCTCCCACGGAGTACAATTTCGAACGACGTTTGGAGTTTATGTTGAGTAA